In a single window of the Streptomyces cinnabarinus genome:
- a CDS encoding ABC transporter ATP-binding protein codes for MNLNATELCLTVDGVDHLSNVTATFQPGRLHTVIGRTMAGKTTLLRVLAGLQNVDSGSLTRAGTDFLATPVWRRDTAMVYQQFINYPHLNVFHNVAFPLKRAGLSRDEIQRRVRRSLASVGLADFEKRKPSQLSGGQQQRVAMARALARGAGVLLLDEPLANLDYKLREQLRDEFKTLFSDQGDTIVIYTTTEPAEAMMLGDVVLVMHEGRILQTGTPQEVYERPATTTVASIINDPPMNIFAGRIEGGLVTVAGFQATHVSSHLADLPDGTYQFGLRATDVGLASSGVEGEVTFVEISGSETFVHVVVGESPFVVQVEGIHDVTLGDLVKLRLRPDRLFAFDEIGALVRTPSYDLAAVEGR; via the coding sequence ATGAACCTGAACGCCACTGAACTGTGCCTGACCGTCGACGGCGTCGACCACCTCAGCAATGTGACCGCGACCTTCCAGCCGGGGCGGCTGCACACCGTCATCGGCCGGACGATGGCCGGGAAGACCACCCTGCTGCGGGTCCTGGCCGGCCTGCAGAACGTGGATTCCGGCTCGCTGACGCGGGCGGGAACGGACTTCCTGGCAACGCCGGTGTGGCGGCGCGACACCGCCATGGTGTACCAGCAGTTCATCAACTACCCGCATCTCAACGTGTTCCACAACGTGGCCTTTCCGCTGAAGCGGGCCGGGCTGTCACGCGACGAGATCCAGCGACGGGTCCGGCGGAGCCTGGCGAGTGTGGGGCTCGCCGACTTCGAGAAGCGCAAGCCCTCCCAGCTCTCCGGCGGCCAGCAGCAACGCGTCGCGATGGCCCGGGCCTTGGCACGCGGCGCCGGCGTCCTCCTGCTCGACGAGCCATTGGCCAACCTGGACTACAAGTTGCGCGAACAACTGCGCGACGAATTCAAGACCCTCTTCTCGGACCAGGGGGACACGATCGTCATCTACACGACCACCGAACCCGCCGAGGCGATGATGCTCGGCGACGTGGTGCTGGTCATGCACGAGGGGCGCATCCTGCAGACGGGCACCCCGCAGGAGGTCTACGAACGCCCGGCGACCACCACGGTGGCGTCCATCATCAACGACCCGCCCATGAACATCTTCGCGGGCCGGATCGAGGGCGGCCTGGTCACGGTGGCCGGCTTCCAGGCCACGCACGTCTCGTCGCACCTTGCCGATCTGCCGGACGGCACCTACCAGTTCGGACTGCGCGCCACGGATGTCGGCCTGGCCTCCAGCGGGGTCGAGGGCGAGGTCACCTTCGTGGAGATCTCCGGTTCTGAGACCTTCGTCCATGTGGTCGTCGGCGAGAGCCCCTTCGTCGTTCAGGTCGAGGGCATTCACGATGTCACCCTCGGTGACCTGGTCAAACTGCGACTCCGCCCCGACCGGCTGTTCGCCTTCGACGAGATCGGGGCGCTCGTGCGGACACCTTCATACGATCTCGCTGCAGTGGAAGGGCGTTGA
- a CDS encoding ABC transporter ATP-binding protein has protein sequence MAQLDIVDVGHAYAPGIEEERWALKPLNLTFESGKTYALVGPSGCGKTTLLNILSGLVRPSQGQVLFDGADVTALPTKARNIAQVFQFPVIYKSMTVYDNLAFPLQCRRWDRARSDAKVRQVAEALDLHDRLAQPARGLTADDKQLISLGRGLVRDDVAAILMDEPLTVIDPQLKQMLRRKIREITEQFRPTVIYVTHDQYEAMSFAQEVLVMKDGRAVQQGTPEQLFEAPSSTYVGYFIGSPAMNFLTVDRDDRNFALGGRTLSVAWDIPHGTTAVEVGIRPEYIKAVTEPGPNTFPGRLRAVSDHGAQRVLEVEVAGQLLRAKTPREEGVPDGDDVLIHLPRAKVLPYADGQLVLQS, from the coding sequence ATGGCGCAGTTGGACATCGTCGATGTCGGGCACGCGTATGCGCCGGGCATCGAGGAGGAGCGGTGGGCGCTCAAGCCCCTGAATCTGACCTTCGAGTCCGGTAAGACCTACGCGCTGGTCGGGCCCTCGGGCTGTGGCAAGACAACGCTGCTGAACATCCTGTCCGGCCTGGTCAGACCGTCCCAGGGACAGGTGCTGTTCGACGGTGCCGATGTCACGGCCCTGCCCACGAAGGCCCGCAACATCGCCCAGGTCTTCCAGTTCCCGGTCATCTACAAGTCGATGACGGTCTACGACAACCTCGCTTTCCCCCTTCAATGCCGGCGCTGGGACAGAGCGAGGAGCGATGCCAAGGTTCGCCAGGTTGCCGAGGCCCTGGACCTGCACGACCGGCTGGCGCAGCCCGCCCGCGGGCTCACCGCCGACGACAAGCAGCTGATCTCACTCGGCCGTGGTCTGGTCCGGGACGACGTCGCGGCCATCCTGATGGACGAGCCGCTGACCGTCATCGACCCGCAACTCAAGCAGATGCTGCGACGCAAGATCCGCGAGATCACCGAGCAGTTCAGGCCCACCGTGATCTACGTGACCCACGACCAGTACGAGGCGATGAGCTTCGCCCAGGAAGTGCTGGTGATGAAGGACGGCCGTGCCGTGCAGCAAGGAACCCCGGAACAGCTCTTCGAGGCGCCGTCGTCCACCTACGTCGGCTACTTCATCGGCTCACCGGCGATGAACTTCCTGACCGTGGACCGGGACGACCGGAACTTCGCACTGGGCGGCCGGACGCTGTCCGTCGCCTGGGACATCCCGCACGGCACGACCGCGGTCGAGGTCGGCATCCGGCCCGAGTACATCAAGGCCGTCACGGAACCCGGCCCCAACACCTTCCCCGGCAGACTGCGAGCCGTCAGCGACCACGGCGCGCAGCGCGTGCTCGAAGTCGAGGTGGCCGGACAGCTCCTGAGGGCCAAGACACCGCGGGAGGAAGGCGTTCCGGACGGCGACGACGTCCTGATCCATCTGCCGCGCGCCAAGGTCCTTCCGTACGCGGACGGTCAGTTGGTGCTCCAGTCCTGA
- a CDS encoding putative quinol monooxygenase, with translation MIFITAKFRVRPEHADRWPEITADFTRATRAEPGCLWFDWSRSVEDPLEYVLVEAFRDDAAGGAHVQSAHFKAAQQTLPPHLVETPRIVNLTVPQDDWSLLGEMSVPGQE, from the coding sequence ATGATCTTCATCACCGCCAAGTTCCGAGTCCGCCCCGAACATGCCGACCGCTGGCCCGAGATCACCGCTGATTTCACCCGGGCCACCCGCGCCGAGCCCGGCTGCCTGTGGTTCGACTGGTCGCGCAGCGTGGAGGACCCGTTGGAATACGTCCTGGTCGAGGCTTTCCGCGATGACGCGGCCGGAGGCGCGCACGTACAGTCCGCGCACTTCAAGGCCGCGCAGCAGACCTTGCCGCCCCACCTGGTCGAGACGCCGCGCATCGTGAACCTGACCGTTCCCCAGGACGACTGGTCGCTGCTGGGCGAGATGTCGGTCCCCGGCCAGGAGTAG
- a CDS encoding low temperature requirement protein A codes for MSDSAPDPRPVTAEAVPLGTGTRRWLFRPPRRHGEVDTGRSVSFLELFYDLVYVVLVGQAAHTLAEDLSWRGTAVFAVVFGLIWIAWLNGTLFYELHGREDGHTRSMIFVQMLLLSLMAVYVGHADGDDGRTLAALYALLLALLSYQWYSVYRQDLPELRRTPRRYLIVMVAGIILIAASVPLSADVRLVVWAVFVVAWCSVECVILIFWRRRPSYDVVTEPMVERFGLFIIIVLGEVVIGVVNGLTDTERSTLVTTTGLLGLAIGFGFWWNYADLVSRRLPRETGHSLATWIFTHLPMTMAVAAAGAGMVGLVEHATDHRTPVAVSWLMGGSVAAMLVTTVVLLPTLADYDRYPSTYKSVQAVLVMAAVVALLAGWSRPAPWLLALTLLLLLFATWAFAFARWLRQGSLINERSAE; via the coding sequence ATGTCCGACAGTGCCCCCGACCCCCGTCCCGTCACCGCAGAGGCAGTCCCCCTGGGCACCGGTACCCGCCGATGGCTCTTCCGCCCTCCGCGGCGTCACGGTGAGGTGGACACCGGTCGCAGCGTCAGCTTCCTGGAGCTCTTCTACGACCTCGTCTATGTCGTCCTGGTCGGCCAGGCGGCGCACACCCTGGCTGAGGACCTCTCCTGGCGAGGCACGGCAGTATTCGCGGTGGTATTCGGACTGATCTGGATCGCCTGGCTGAACGGCACACTCTTCTACGAGTTGCACGGCCGCGAAGACGGTCACACCCGCTCGATGATCTTCGTGCAGATGCTGCTGCTGTCCCTCATGGCGGTCTACGTCGGCCACGCCGACGGCGACGACGGCCGCACCCTGGCGGCACTCTACGCCCTGCTGCTGGCACTGCTGAGCTACCAGTGGTACTCCGTGTACCGGCAGGACCTACCGGAGCTGCGCAGGACGCCCCGACGCTATCTGATCGTCATGGTCGCAGGCATCATCCTGATCGCGGCATCGGTACCTCTGTCGGCCGACGTCCGTCTCGTCGTCTGGGCGGTGTTCGTCGTCGCGTGGTGCAGCGTGGAGTGCGTCATTCTTATCTTCTGGCGCAGAAGGCCGAGTTATGACGTCGTGACCGAGCCCATGGTCGAGCGCTTTGGACTGTTCATCATCATCGTGCTCGGCGAAGTCGTCATCGGTGTCGTGAACGGCCTGACCGACACCGAACGCAGCACGCTCGTGACGACCACCGGCCTGCTCGGGCTCGCGATCGGCTTCGGCTTCTGGTGGAACTACGCCGATCTGGTGTCACGAAGGCTGCCCCGCGAGACCGGCCACTCTCTGGCGACGTGGATCTTCACTCACCTGCCGATGACCATGGCCGTGGCGGCTGCCGGGGCGGGCATGGTCGGGCTTGTGGAGCACGCCACCGATCACCGGACACCGGTCGCCGTGAGCTGGCTGATGGGTGGGTCCGTAGCCGCGATGCTGGTCACTACGGTGGTGCTGCTGCCCACTTTGGCGGACTACGACCGCTACCCCTCCACCTACAAGTCGGTGCAAGCCGTGCTTGTCATGGCTGCCGTCGTCGCCCTCCTCGCCGGATGGTCCCGCCCCGCCCCCTGGCTCCTTGCACTCACCTTGCTGCTCCTCCTCTTCGCGACATGGGCTTTCGCGTTCGCCAGATGGCTACGCCAAGGCTCCCTGATCAACGAGAGGTCGGCCGAGTGA
- a CDS encoding cellulase family glycosylhydrolase gives MRRPLSTLLAGTLLAALGFGLAPSPALATVTEQAPAASGQIAAYPAWQPNTSYNVGTRVSYGGKDYECLQSHTSLTGWEPSNTPALWKLLGDSSGGTDTTAPSTPTSLRTTGTTSSSVSLAWNASTDNVGVTGYVVYRDGAQVATTTNTSYTVGGLSASTAYTFTVRARDAAGNVSPASSAVTATTQSGGTPPGTTPAAINGRLKVCGVKLCNQYGNPIQLRGMSSHGLQWYSHCLTSGSLDALATDWNSDVLRISLYVQEGGYETNPRMFTDRVHQLIEMATARGMYALVDWHQLTPGDPNDNLSRAKTFFTEIAQRHRGKTNLLYDIANEPNGVSWSRIKSYAEQLIPVIRAQDPATPILIGTHGWGSLGISDGRNETDIINNPVQATNIMYTFHFYAASHDQEYLDALNRASDRIPVFVTEFGTQEASGDGPNNFTRTQQYLDLMAVKKISWVNWNFSDDERTGAVFRTGTCNNNGPWTGTTSLKPAGVWIRDRIRTPDSFPTT, from the coding sequence ATGCGCAGACCTCTGTCCACTCTGCTCGCCGGCACGCTGCTTGCCGCACTCGGCTTCGGCCTCGCCCCTTCCCCCGCACTCGCCACCGTGACCGAGCAGGCCCCGGCGGCAAGCGGCCAGATCGCCGCCTACCCGGCGTGGCAGCCGAACACCTCGTACAACGTGGGCACACGCGTGTCCTACGGCGGCAAGGACTACGAATGCCTGCAGAGCCACACCTCTCTGACCGGCTGGGAGCCCTCCAACACCCCCGCGCTGTGGAAGCTGCTCGGTGACAGCAGCGGTGGTACCGACACCACCGCTCCCTCGACCCCGACCAGCCTGCGCACTACCGGCACCACCTCCTCCAGCGTGTCCCTGGCCTGGAACGCCTCCACCGACAATGTGGGCGTGACCGGATACGTGGTGTACCGCGACGGCGCCCAGGTCGCCACGACGACGAACACTTCGTACACCGTCGGCGGGCTGTCGGCGAGCACGGCGTACACCTTCACCGTCAGGGCGCGTGACGCGGCGGGCAACGTCTCTCCGGCCTCCAGCGCCGTCACCGCCACCACCCAGAGCGGCGGAACGCCGCCGGGCACCACACCCGCCGCGATCAACGGCCGGCTCAAGGTGTGCGGTGTGAAGTTGTGCAACCAGTACGGCAATCCGATCCAGCTGCGCGGCATGAGCAGCCATGGCCTCCAGTGGTACAGCCACTGCCTGACCAGTGGCTCCCTGGACGCGCTCGCCACCGACTGGAACTCCGACGTCCTGCGTATCTCCCTCTATGTCCAGGAGGGCGGTTACGAGACCAACCCGAGGATGTTCACCGACCGGGTGCACCAGCTCATCGAGATGGCCACGGCCCGCGGCATGTACGCCCTGGTCGACTGGCACCAGCTCACGCCCGGCGACCCTAACGACAACCTCTCCCGCGCCAAGACGTTCTTCACCGAGATCGCGCAGCGCCACCGCGGCAAGACCAACCTGCTGTACGACATCGCCAACGAACCCAACGGCGTCAGCTGGTCGCGGATCAAGTCCTACGCCGAGCAGCTCATCCCCGTCATCCGCGCCCAGGACCCCGCAACCCCGATTCTCATCGGCACCCACGGCTGGGGCTCCCTCGGCATCTCCGACGGCCGCAACGAGACCGACATCATCAACAACCCGGTCCAGGCGACCAACATCATGTACACCTTCCACTTCTACGCGGCCTCGCACGACCAGGAGTACCTGGACGCGCTCAACCGGGCATCGGATCGCATCCCGGTCTTCGTCACCGAGTTCGGTACCCAGGAAGCCTCCGGTGACGGCCCGAACAACTTCACCCGCACCCAGCAGTACCTCGACCTGATGGCCGTCAAGAAGATCAGTTGGGTCAACTGGAACTTCTCCGACGACGAGCGCACCGGCGCCGTGTTCAGGACGGGTACCTGCAACAACAACGGCCCCTGGACCGGCACCACTTCACTCAAGCCGGCCGGCGTCTGGATCCGCGACCGGATCCGCACACCGGACTCCTTCCCCACGACCTGA
- a CDS encoding DUF6174 domain-containing protein, with amino-acid sequence MTTVTRRALALASAVLLAGLLSACGDDQPEGKPSVQGLTMKEWSEPASYSYTLESGGGEAPVGPIRITVEDHKVTEAHGLDDTGRRVDRDLPDDIPTLGDLLDELGRARAENAHITEADYASDGHPERISLDWDENTIHDEIGYIISNYVPEAG; translated from the coding sequence ATGACCACCGTGACCCGCCGCGCCCTCGCGCTTGCCTCCGCCGTACTGCTGGCGGGACTGCTGTCGGCATGCGGCGACGACCAGCCGGAGGGCAAGCCCAGCGTTCAAGGGCTGACGATGAAGGAGTGGTCAGAGCCCGCGTCCTACTCGTACACCCTCGAATCCGGAGGCGGCGAGGCGCCGGTCGGCCCCATCCGCATCACCGTCGAGGACCACAAGGTGACCGAGGCCCACGGCCTCGACGACACCGGCCGCCGCGTCGACCGCGACCTCCCCGACGATATCCCCACTCTCGGCGACCTCCTCGACGAACTGGGCCGGGCCCGCGCCGAGAACGCCCACATCACCGAAGCCGACTACGCCTCCGACGGCCACCCCGAGCGAATCTCCCTCGACTGGGACGAGAACACGATCCACGACGAGATTGGCTACATCATCAGCAACTACGTGCCCGAAGCGGGCTAG
- a CDS encoding TetR/AcrR family transcriptional regulator has translation MGRWEPNGRGRLAEAALKLYAEQGFERTTVTEIAEAAGLTERTFFRHFADKREVLFYGTEMALDMLTRTIAEAPASASPMDAVGAALESFGAFFQEDPERVRRRDAIVSASTELRERELVKLDAFASAMVGALRERGTPEPAASLAAEAGIAAFKVAYARWVAAEPGKTGRTDEQELPRLVRKTLTELQEILADRASV, from the coding sequence ATGGGTAGATGGGAGCCGAACGGGCGGGGACGGCTGGCAGAGGCGGCCCTGAAGCTCTACGCGGAACAGGGTTTCGAGAGGACCACGGTCACCGAGATCGCCGAGGCGGCGGGGCTGACCGAGCGGACCTTCTTCCGGCACTTCGCCGACAAACGCGAGGTGCTGTTCTACGGAACCGAGATGGCGTTGGACATGCTCACCCGCACCATTGCGGAGGCACCGGCCTCGGCGTCCCCGATGGACGCGGTGGGGGCAGCGCTGGAGTCCTTCGGGGCCTTTTTCCAGGAGGATCCGGAGCGCGTCCGGCGGCGGGACGCGATCGTCTCCGCCAGTACCGAACTGCGCGAACGCGAGCTGGTCAAGCTGGATGCCTTCGCCTCGGCGATGGTCGGCGCGCTGCGTGAACGCGGCACGCCGGAGCCGGCCGCCAGCCTGGCGGCCGAGGCAGGTATCGCGGCCTTCAAGGTCGCCTACGCCCGCTGGGTCGCCGCCGAGCCTGGCAAGACGGGCAGGACGGACGAGCAGGAGCTGCCGCGGCTCGTACGCAAGACACTGACGGAGTTGCAGGAGATCCTCGCGGACCGCGCCTCGGTGTAG
- a CDS encoding SDR family oxidoreductase: protein MRVFVTGASGWVGSAVVPELIGAGHEVLGLARSESSAEAIAARGAEVLRGALDDLDTLRTGAAQCDGVVHLAFGHDFSRFDASVQTDARAIEAFGAALEGSGKPLVIAAGTPAIPGEVATERDRPEFPPGSPTAGRAANAQATLDLASRGIRSSVVGLPRTVHGEGDQGFVSWLIAHAREKGAAGYVGDGSNRWPAVHVADAGRLFRLAVEQAPAGSMLHAVGDEGVPIRDIAEVIGRHLDLPTASHPAEDFGFLGMVLSVDQPASGALTRELLGWRPVGPSLLEDLDKGHYFNADSRSN, encoded by the coding sequence ATGCGGGTATTCGTCACGGGCGCGTCCGGCTGGGTCGGCTCAGCCGTCGTCCCTGAACTCATAGGCGCCGGGCACGAGGTCCTCGGGCTCGCCAGGTCGGAATCCTCGGCCGAGGCCATCGCCGCCAGGGGAGCGGAGGTGCTCCGCGGCGCACTCGACGACCTGGACACCCTGCGCACCGGCGCGGCCCAGTGCGACGGGGTCGTCCACCTGGCATTCGGCCACGACTTCTCCCGGTTCGACGCCTCGGTGCAGACCGATGCGCGCGCCATCGAGGCCTTCGGCGCGGCACTGGAGGGCTCTGGCAAGCCGCTGGTCATCGCCGCTGGTACGCCCGCGATCCCGGGTGAGGTGGCGACCGAGCGCGACCGTCCCGAGTTCCCGCCCGGCTCTCCCACGGCCGGACGGGCCGCGAACGCCCAGGCGACTCTCGACTTGGCGTCGCGTGGCATCCGCTCGTCCGTCGTGGGACTGCCTCGGACCGTGCACGGCGAAGGAGACCAGGGCTTCGTCTCCTGGCTGATCGCCCACGCCCGGGAGAAGGGGGCGGCAGGCTATGTCGGCGACGGCTCCAACCGTTGGCCCGCAGTGCATGTTGCGGACGCGGGCCGGTTGTTCCGGCTCGCCGTGGAGCAGGCCCCGGCGGGATCGATGTTGCATGCGGTCGGCGACGAGGGGGTGCCGATCCGCGACATCGCCGAGGTCATCGGTCGTCACCTCGACCTGCCGACGGCCTCCCACCCGGCCGAGGACTTCGGCTTCCTGGGCATGGTCCTCTCCGTCGACCAGCCGGCCTCCGGTGCGCTGACCCGCGAACTGCTCGGCTGGCGCCCGGTCGGCCCCAGCCTCCTGGAGGACCTGGACAAGGGCCACTACTTCAACGCCGACTCCCGCTCCAACTGA
- a CDS encoding endo-1,4-beta-xylanase: MGSYALPRPLVRRKIRCLLLVLVASVLGTVAALVAPPTARAAENTLGAAAAQSGRYFGTAIASGRLGDSAYTTIAGREFNSVTAENEMKIDATEPQRGQFNFTAADRVYNWAVQNGKQVRGHTLAWHSQQPGWMQSLSGSDLRQAMIGHINGVMGHYKGKIVQWDVVNEAFADGSSGARRDSNLQRTGNDWIEVAFRTARAADPAAKLCYNDYNVEDWTWPKTQAMYAMVRDFKQRGVPIDCVGFQSHFNSGSPYNSNFRTTLQNFAALGVDVAITELDIQGAPATTYANVTNDCLAVPRCLGITVWGVRDTDSWRPEHTPLLFNGDGSKKPAYTAVLNALNGGSTTPPSGSGTIKGVGSGRCLDVPGTSTTDGTQLHLWDCHNGANQQWTYTAAGELRVYGNKCLDAAGTGNGTKVQIYSCWGGDNQKWRLNSDGSIVGVQSGLCLDAVAGGTANGTLIQLYACSNGSNQRWTRT, encoded by the coding sequence ATGGGCTCGTATGCCCTTCCCAGGCCCCTTGTCCGCCGGAAGATCCGCTGCCTGCTGTTGGTGCTGGTCGCCAGCGTCCTCGGTACGGTCGCCGCACTGGTCGCGCCGCCGACCGCACGCGCCGCCGAGAACACGCTCGGCGCCGCGGCGGCGCAGAGCGGCCGGTACTTCGGCACCGCCATCGCCTCGGGCAGACTGGGCGACTCGGCGTACACGACGATCGCGGGCCGTGAGTTCAACTCGGTGACGGCCGAGAACGAGATGAAGATCGACGCCACCGAACCGCAGCGGGGCCAGTTCAACTTCACCGCCGCTGACCGCGTCTACAACTGGGCGGTGCAAAACGGCAAGCAGGTGCGCGGCCACACCCTGGCCTGGCACTCCCAGCAGCCCGGCTGGATGCAGAGCCTCAGCGGCAGCGATCTGCGCCAGGCGATGATCGGCCACATCAACGGCGTGATGGGCCACTACAAGGGCAAGATCGTCCAGTGGGACGTCGTGAACGAGGCCTTCGCCGACGGCAGTTCGGGAGCCCGGCGCGACTCCAACCTGCAACGCACCGGCAACGACTGGATCGAGGTCGCCTTCCGCACCGCGCGCGCCGCCGATCCGGCCGCCAAGCTCTGCTACAACGACTACAACGTCGAGGACTGGACCTGGCCCAAGACCCAGGCCATGTACGCCATGGTCCGAGACTTCAAGCAGCGCGGTGTGCCGATCGACTGCGTCGGCTTCCAGTCGCACTTCAACAGCGGCAGCCCCTACAACAGCAACTTCCGCACCACCCTGCAGAACTTCGCCGCCCTCGGCGTCGACGTGGCCATCACCGAACTCGACATCCAGGGCGCCCCGGCCACGACCTACGCCAACGTGACCAACGACTGCCTGGCCGTCCCGCGCTGCCTTGGCATCACCGTCTGGGGTGTGCGCGACACCGACTCCTGGCGGCCGGAGCACACGCCGCTGCTGTTCAACGGCGACGGTAGCAAGAAGCCCGCCTACACCGCCGTCCTCAACGCACTCAACGGCGGCTCCACTACGCCCCCTTCGGGTTCCGGAACGATCAAGGGCGTGGGTTCAGGTCGCTGTCTGGACGTGCCCGGCACCAGTACCACTGACGGCACCCAACTCCACCTGTGGGACTGCCACAACGGCGCCAATCAGCAGTGGACGTACACCGCCGCCGGCGAGCTCAGGGTCTACGGCAACAAGTGCCTGGACGCCGCCGGCACCGGCAACGGCACCAAAGTCCAGATCTACAGCTGCTGGGGCGGCGACAACCAGAAATGGCGCCTCAACTCCGACGGATCCATCGTCGGCGTTCAGTCCGGCCTCTGCCTCGACGCCGTCGCAGGCGGCACCGCCAATGGCACCCTGATCCAGCTCTACGCCTGCTCGAACGGCAGCAACCAACGCTGGACCCGCACCTGA
- a CDS encoding RICIN domain-containing protein, which translates to MVAATLAIGMLAAANPAPAEAATVDTNAWYVLVNRNSGKALDVSGASTADGARVGQWTRNDGANQQWQFVDSGDGFYRLKARHSGKVLDVAGASTADGAAIQQWADHNGVNQQFRLADSDAGHVRLVNRTSSKAVEVQGAATADGGNVVQYTDWGGANQQWQMIKLSSGGGGCGSAPTLASGSHTIQSGGKSRSFILRVPANYDNSHPYRLIFAFHWRGGTAGDVASGGTSGNAWSYYGQQEQSNIGAILVAPQGLGNGWANSGGEDVTFVDDMIRRIEGGLCVNPAQRFATGFSWGGGMSYALACSRANIFRAVAVISGAQISGCSGGTQPIAYFGIHGISDSVLNIAQGRSLRDRFVSNNGCASQSPREPAPGSRAHVTTTYSGCRAGYPVQWAAFDGGHIPGPVDGSSGESGVATWTKAEIWRFFAQFQ; encoded by the coding sequence GTGGTGGCGGCGACCCTCGCGATCGGCATGCTCGCAGCGGCTAATCCGGCGCCCGCCGAGGCGGCGACGGTGGACACCAATGCCTGGTACGTCCTGGTCAATCGCAACAGCGGCAAGGCGCTGGACGTCTCTGGCGCGTCCACCGCCGACGGCGCGCGGGTCGGCCAGTGGACGCGCAACGACGGAGCCAACCAACAGTGGCAGTTCGTGGACTCCGGCGACGGCTTCTACCGCCTCAAGGCCCGGCATTCGGGCAAGGTTCTCGACGTGGCCGGCGCCTCGACCGCAGACGGTGCCGCGATCCAGCAGTGGGCCGACCACAACGGGGTCAACCAGCAGTTCCGTCTGGCCGACTCCGACGCGGGTCACGTCCGGCTGGTCAACCGCACCAGCAGCAAGGCGGTGGAGGTCCAGGGTGCCGCCACCGCTGACGGCGGCAACGTCGTCCAGTACACCGACTGGGGCGGCGCCAACCAGCAATGGCAGATGATCAAGCTGTCGTCCGGTGGCGGCGGATGCGGCAGTGCCCCGACTCTGGCGAGCGGTTCGCACACGATTCAGAGCGGCGGCAAGAGCCGCAGCTTCATCCTCAGGGTCCCCGCCAACTACGACAACAGCCACCCCTACCGGCTGATCTTCGCCTTCCACTGGCGGGGCGGAACCGCCGGCGACGTCGCCTCGGGCGGCACGAGCGGGAACGCCTGGTCCTACTACGGCCAACAGGAACAGTCGAACATCGGGGCGATCCTCGTCGCCCCCCAGGGCCTCGGCAACGGCTGGGCCAATTCAGGCGGTGAGGACGTCACCTTCGTCGACGACATGATCCGGCGCATCGAGGGCGGCCTCTGTGTCAACCCGGCACAGCGTTTCGCCACGGGATTCAGCTGGGGCGGCGGCATGAGCTACGCGCTCGCATGCAGCCGGGCGAACATCTTCAGGGCCGTCGCGGTCATTTCCGGCGCTCAGATCAGTGGGTGCAGCGGCGGCACCCAGCCCATCGCCTACTTCGGAATCCACGGCATCAGCGACTCCGTCCTCAACATCGCGCAAGGACGGTCCCTGCGCGACAGATTCGTCAGCAACAACGGCTGTGCCTCCCAGAGCCCGCGCGAGCCCGCGCCGGGCAGCCGAGCGCACGTCACCACCACTTACTCGGGCTGCCGTGCCGGATACCCGGTCCAATGGGCCGCGTTCGACGGAGGTCACATCCCCGGTCCTGTCGACGGCTCCTCCGGCGAAAGCGGCGTCGCCACCTGGACCAAAGCAGAGATCTGGAGGTTCTTCGCACAGTTCCAGTGA
- a CDS encoding CU044_2847 family protein: MSGRLMPMRIGDVEVLVETTAVPGSENTSALETARERVADAYQQAQETIVAVASTTVDTVRRLAERSARPDQIEVEFGLAVSASGNIIVAGASADATLNVRLTYTPDARSGAGAGTPARRGG, translated from the coding sequence ATGTCCGGTCGTTTGATGCCGATGCGCATCGGTGATGTCGAGGTCCTGGTCGAGACAACCGCGGTGCCGGGTTCCGAGAACACATCGGCCCTCGAAACGGCGCGGGAAAGAGTCGCCGACGCGTACCAGCAGGCCCAGGAGACCATCGTGGCGGTGGCGTCGACCACCGTCGACACAGTGCGTCGTCTCGCGGAACGCAGCGCACGTCCCGACCAGATCGAGGTGGAGTTCGGGCTGGCGGTATCGGCCAGCGGAAACATCATCGTGGCGGGAGCGTCTGCCGATGCCACGCTCAACGTCCGGCTCACGTACACCCCTGACGCACGCAGCGGTGCAGGGGCCGGCACGCCAGCGCGTCGCGGTGGGTGA